A genomic segment from Stenotrophomonas maltophilia encodes:
- a CDS encoding RDD family protein yields the protein MSRPATDTAPAAATETPRPRALLPWRVLAMVYDALPVLALWMLAGTLFTLAYTFSGHAQRENIAPFSAWQWLLWAVCWGITGWYATASWRRGGQTLGMRPWRLKLQSRDGTPLRRGQLWLRFAVGTLSLLLGGLGFWWAWVDRQRLTWHDRASGTRVVRMPKR from the coding sequence ATGTCCCGCCCTGCCACCGACACGGCCCCTGCGGCCGCTACCGAAACACCTCGCCCACGCGCGCTGCTGCCCTGGCGCGTGCTGGCGATGGTCTACGACGCACTGCCGGTGCTGGCGCTGTGGATGCTGGCCGGCACGCTGTTCACCCTCGCCTACACCTTCAGCGGCCACGCGCAGCGCGAGAACATCGCACCGTTCAGTGCCTGGCAGTGGCTGCTGTGGGCGGTGTGCTGGGGAATCACGGGGTGGTACGCCACGGCCAGCTGGCGCCGTGGCGGACAGACGCTGGGCATGCGTCCGTGGCGGCTGAAACTGCAATCGCGCGATGGCACGCCGCTGCGGCGCGGCCAGCTGTGGCTGCGCTTCGCAGTGGGCACGCTGTCACTACTGCTGGGCGGGCTGGGATTCTGGTGGGCGTGGGTCGACCGCCAACGCCTGACCTGGCACGACCGCGCCAGCGGCACCCGCGTGGTGCGCATGCCGAAGCGGTAA
- the xerD gene encoding site-specific tyrosine recombinase XerD: MALVSTPAERRQLVQQLPELRADDSMRIQRFLDAIWAENGLARATLDSYRRDLEGLARWMDGRDGGLAGIERPGLFDYLAWRTRHGWSPRSNARLLSALRAFFADGVRRGERSEDPSALLDPPKLPRLLPKALAESQIDALLAAPDIDSPLGLRDRAMLELMYAAGLRVSELVLLPATAVNLRQGVLRVTGKGSKERLVPLGEESQHWLERYLQQSRPQLVGKGKVHALADGQTPLFIEPTLHALTRQAFWHLVKRHAQVAGIDPARISPHGLRHSFATHLLNRGADLRALQMLLGHSSLSTTQIYTLVAREHLQKLHARHHPRG, translated from the coding sequence ATGGCCCTTGTTTCCACCCCCGCCGAACGCCGCCAGCTGGTCCAGCAACTGCCCGAGCTGCGCGCCGACGACAGCATGCGCATCCAGCGCTTCCTCGATGCGATCTGGGCCGAGAACGGCCTGGCCCGCGCCACCCTCGACAGCTACCGGCGCGACCTGGAAGGGCTGGCGCGCTGGATGGATGGACGCGACGGTGGCCTGGCCGGCATCGAACGTCCCGGGCTGTTCGACTACCTGGCCTGGCGCACCCGGCATGGCTGGTCGCCGCGCAGCAATGCGCGCCTGCTGTCGGCGCTGCGGGCGTTCTTCGCCGATGGCGTGCGCCGTGGCGAGCGTAGCGAAGACCCGAGTGCGCTGCTCGACCCGCCGAAGCTGCCGCGGCTGTTGCCCAAGGCGCTGGCCGAAAGCCAGATCGACGCGCTGCTGGCGGCCCCGGACATCGACAGCCCGCTGGGCCTGCGCGATCGCGCCATGCTGGAACTGATGTATGCCGCCGGCCTGCGCGTGAGCGAGCTGGTGCTGCTGCCGGCCACGGCGGTCAACCTGCGCCAGGGCGTGCTGCGGGTTACCGGCAAGGGCAGCAAGGAACGGCTGGTGCCGCTGGGCGAGGAATCGCAGCATTGGCTGGAGCGTTACCTGCAGCAGTCGCGCCCGCAGCTGGTCGGCAAGGGCAAGGTGCATGCCCTGGCGGATGGGCAGACCCCGTTGTTCATCGAGCCGACGTTGCATGCACTGACCCGGCAGGCGTTCTGGCACCTGGTCAAGCGCCACGCGCAGGTGGCCGGCATCGACCCGGCGCGGATCAGCCCGCATGGCCTGCGCCACAGTTTCGCCACCCATCTGCTCAACCGCGGTGCCGACCTGCGCGCGCTGCAGATGCTGCTCGGCCACAGTTCCTTGTCGACCACCCAGATCTACACCCTGGTGGCGCGCGAGCATCTGCAGAAGCTGCACGCCCGCCACCATCCGCGCGGCTGA
- a CDS encoding glycosyl hydrolase family 18 protein: MYDPIVRSAERSTRSCRPRRLAWLLALAAGTAALPGLAQAASCAGVAQWDQAKIYRAGDTLQKGGVLYRANQDIWNAPPDHPAGAPYYTNLGACDGSGSNQPPVVSLTSPANGATFSAGSTVNVTATASDPDGSVAKVEFFRDGSTLGVATSAPYAASWANASAGSHTLRAVATDNNNATTSTPTITITVNAAGGDTTAPSVPGGLAAGTRTANSIALSWSPSTDNTGGSGMAGYDVYRNGSLVGSPSSASYVDGGLTASTTYRYRVRARDNAGNASAQGTEISATTLAGDGGTTGKRVIGYFTQWGIYGRNYRVKNIDSSGSAARLTHINYAFGNVRNNRCEVGITQPSDPNSGAGGDAFADYTKAFSAAESVSGSADTWDQPLRGNWNQLKQLKAKYPGMKVLISLGGWTWSRGFSSAARPENRQAFVASCIDAYIKGNLPVTDGAGGAGAALGVFDGIDIDWEYPVACGIECGKPEDNANFTALMAEFRRQLDAVRPGLLLTVAVGAGIDKIRVTDPAAYHPYLDYINVMTYDFHGAWDAKTNHQSALFDSPNDPSTGDQKLYNSNDAIEAFISRGVPAAKLNLGIGYYGRGWTGVANANNGLYQTATGAAPGTYEAGIEDWKVLKNLAWPGYTDNTAGATWIYNGSTLWSFDTPANITRKMGYVKTQGLGGAFVWEFSGDDAQGTLTKAVSDGLK, encoded by the coding sequence ATGTACGACCCGATTGTGCGCAGTGCCGAACGTTCGACCCGAAGCTGTCGTCCCCGCCGCCTGGCCTGGCTGCTTGCCCTGGCCGCCGGTACCGCCGCCCTGCCCGGCCTGGCCCAGGCCGCCAGCTGTGCCGGGGTGGCCCAGTGGGACCAGGCCAAGATCTACCGGGCCGGCGATACCCTGCAGAAAGGAGGCGTCCTCTATCGGGCGAACCAGGACATCTGGAACGCGCCGCCGGACCATCCGGCCGGTGCGCCCTACTACACCAACCTCGGCGCCTGTGATGGCAGCGGCAGCAACCAGCCGCCGGTGGTCAGCCTGACCTCGCCGGCCAACGGCGCCACCTTCAGTGCCGGCAGCACGGTCAACGTGACCGCCACCGCCAGTGATCCGGACGGCAGCGTCGCCAAGGTCGAATTCTTCCGCGACGGCAGCACGCTCGGCGTGGCCACCAGTGCGCCGTATGCGGCCAGCTGGGCCAATGCCAGCGCCGGCAGCCACACTCTGCGCGCGGTGGCCACCGACAACAACAACGCCACCACCAGCACCCCGACCATCACCATCACCGTCAACGCCGCCGGTGGCGATACCACCGCACCGAGCGTACCCGGCGGACTGGCGGCCGGTACGCGCACCGCCAACAGCATCGCGCTCAGCTGGAGCCCCTCCACCGACAACACCGGTGGCAGCGGCATGGCTGGCTACGACGTGTACCGCAACGGCAGCCTGGTCGGTTCGCCGTCCAGTGCCAGCTACGTCGATGGCGGCCTGACCGCGTCGACCACCTACCGCTACCGCGTACGTGCCCGCGACAACGCCGGCAATGCGTCCGCACAGGGCACCGAGATCAGCGCCACCACGCTGGCCGGTGACGGCGGCACCACCGGCAAGCGGGTCATCGGCTACTTCACCCAGTGGGGCATCTACGGCCGCAACTACCGGGTCAAGAACATCGACAGCAGCGGCTCGGCCGCACGCCTGACCCACATCAACTACGCGTTCGGCAACGTGCGCAACAACCGCTGCGAAGTGGGCATCACCCAGCCGTCGGATCCGAACAGCGGTGCCGGTGGCGATGCTTTCGCCGACTACACCAAGGCCTTCAGCGCCGCCGAGAGTGTCAGTGGCAGCGCCGATACCTGGGACCAGCCGCTGCGTGGCAACTGGAACCAGCTCAAGCAGCTCAAGGCCAAGTACCCGGGCATGAAGGTGCTGATCTCGCTGGGTGGCTGGACCTGGTCGCGTGGTTTCTCCAGCGCGGCGCGCCCGGAAAACCGCCAGGCCTTCGTCGCCTCGTGCATCGACGCCTACATCAAGGGCAACCTGCCGGTGACCGACGGTGCCGGTGGCGCCGGTGCCGCGCTGGGCGTGTTCGACGGCATCGACATCGACTGGGAATACCCGGTGGCCTGCGGCATCGAATGCGGCAAGCCGGAAGACAACGCCAACTTCACCGCGCTGATGGCCGAGTTCCGCCGCCAGCTCGATGCGGTGCGTCCGGGCCTGTTGCTGACGGTGGCGGTGGGTGCCGGCATCGACAAGATCCGCGTCACCGATCCGGCCGCGTACCACCCGTACCTGGACTACATCAACGTGATGACCTACGACTTCCACGGCGCGTGGGATGCGAAGACCAATCACCAGTCGGCGCTGTTCGATTCGCCGAATGACCCGTCCACCGGCGACCAGAAGCTGTACAACAGCAACGACGCCATCGAGGCCTTCATCAGCCGTGGCGTGCCCGCCGCCAAGCTCAACCTGGGCATCGGCTACTACGGGCGTGGCTGGACCGGCGTGGCCAATGCCAACAACGGCCTGTACCAGACCGCGACCGGCGCCGCCCCGGGTACCTACGAGGCCGGCATCGAAGACTGGAAGGTGCTGAAGAACCTGGCGTGGCCGGGCTACACCGACAACACGGCCGGTGCCACCTGGATCTACAACGGCAGCACGCTGTGGAGCTTCGATACCCCGGCCAACATCACCCGCAAGATGGGTTACGTGAAGACCCAGGGCCTGGGCGGCGCGTTCGTCTGGGAGTTCAGCGGTGACGATGCGCAGGGCACGCTGACCAAGGCGGTCAGTGATGGCCTGAAATAA
- a CDS encoding thioredoxin fold domain-containing protein produces MLRFAIAAVFGALSLTACAQPAPPAPPAAKAPAAAAKAGPAANASADQAVRAALTALNPGFQVDYIGAAPFPGFREVVVSGQLLYVSDDGRYLFQSQPYDTRAKGPANSEGLLGYRRGLLAKANHGDRIVFAAPNAKYTISVFTDIECGYCRKLHQDIAELNRNGITVEYLAFPRMGLGSKDYTDMISVWCAADRRQALTNAKRGGSVPAKNCTNPVAMQYALGQQLGVNGTPAIFAPDGTQLGGYLPPAQLRAALDKLSEKR; encoded by the coding sequence ATGCTCCGATTTGCCATCGCCGCCGTGTTCGGTGCGCTCAGCCTGACCGCCTGCGCCCAGCCGGCCCCGCCGGCCCCGCCGGCCGCCAAGGCGCCTGCCGCTGCGGCCAAGGCCGGCCCGGCTGCCAACGCGTCGGCCGACCAGGCGGTACGTGCCGCTCTGACCGCGCTGAATCCCGGCTTCCAGGTGGACTACATCGGTGCCGCGCCGTTCCCCGGCTTCCGCGAAGTGGTGGTCTCCGGCCAGCTGCTGTACGTGTCCGATGACGGTCGCTACCTGTTCCAGTCGCAGCCCTACGACACCCGCGCCAAGGGCCCGGCCAACAGTGAAGGCCTGCTCGGTTACCGTCGCGGCCTGCTGGCCAAGGCCAACCACGGTGATCGCATCGTGTTCGCCGCGCCGAACGCCAAGTACACCATCAGCGTGTTCACCGACATCGAGTGCGGTTACTGCCGCAAGCTGCACCAGGACATCGCCGAGCTCAACCGCAACGGCATCACCGTCGAGTACCTGGCGTTCCCGCGCATGGGCCTGGGCAGCAAGGACTACACCGACATGATTTCGGTCTGGTGTGCAGCGGATCGTCGCCAGGCCCTGACCAACGCCAAGCGCGGTGGCAGCGTGCCGGCCAAGAACTGCACCAACCCGGTGGCGATGCAGTACGCGCTGGGCCAGCAGCTGGGCGTGAATGGCACGCCGGCGATCTTCGCGCCGGATGGAACCCAGCTGGGCGGTTACCTGCCGCCGGCGCAGCTGCGTGCGGCGCTGGACAAGTTGTCCGAGAAGCGCTGA
- the purL gene encoding phosphoribosylformylglycinamidine synthase, protein MMVLEGAPALSPFRRERLESRLQSIAPSLRISGAWHVYFVQPEGSAAPDLTTLCRILEAAPQAEAVAEGAVSRIVVPRLGTLSPWSSKATELVRGAGQPVSRVERGLRIDVQGWPADAAAQQALVKALHDPMTQSVLETVEQGQALFSAPARGELERVPVDQLEAANQRLGLAMAQDEIDYLRERFTALGRSPSDVELMMFAQANSEHCRHKIFNASWTIDGQEQDRSLFRMIKNTHQQTPQHTLSAYSDNAAVIEGHPASRYRPDPASGEYRREAQVPSAFQIKVETHNHPTAIAPFPGASTGNGGEIRDEGATGRGGKPKAGLSGFSVSHLRIPELPQPWEAPRALNPRMAPALEIMTDGPLGGAAFNNEFGRPNLLGYFRSFELPEGADLVRAYDKPIMLAGGLGAIDRVQVDKIQLQAGDAVIVLGGPAMLIGLGGGAASSVASGESAEDLDFASVQRDNPEMERRCQEVIDRCVAMGANNPIKFFHDVGAGGLSNAIPELLHDSKVGGVIDLGKVPTDDPSLSPMQLWCNESQERYVLGVAQERLAEFAALCARERCPFAAVGVATAEEHLVVAYGAVPGHTPADAPIDLPMDVLFGKPPKMHRDTAHPPAPRWPALKTGGLDLQEAGLRVLAHPTVASKNFLVTIGDRSVGGLTAREQMVGPWQLPVADVAITLADFDGVAGEAMSIGERTPLALLDAAASARMAVGEALTNLCAAPVDALDEIKLSANWMAAAGHPGEDALLYDAVKAVGMELCPQLDISIPVGKDSLSMQAQWHDQGEAHKSVSPVSLVISAFAPVADVRQQLTPLLDRDVDSELWLIGLGAGKQRLGGSILAQVHADHGDLPAFAGAAPDLDDPQRLRGFFELIRDARQSGLLLAYHDRSDGGAFAALCEMAFTSRLGLDITLDAWGDDPFRSLFNEELGAVVQIAREDRAAFADLVERHALTECAQRIAKPTTAPVVRVSLGGENLAEWRWEALFDAWWSVTHAMQKRRDNPANADAERDIARAFNAPGLKPKLSFDLNEDVAAPFISTGARPRVAVLREQGVNGQIEMANAFERAGFRAFDVHMSDLIEGRVALQDFTGLVACGGFSYGDVLGAGRGWATSILERSALRDAFAAFFAREVSFALGVCNGCQMMSQLKNIIPGAEHWPQFRRNASEQFEARTALLEVVESPSILLRGMAGSRLQVAVAHGEGQAVFDNAVDQAAARVSLRYIDGNGNVASQYPLNPNGSPDGITGLTSSDGRVTIMMPHPERTPRALNLSWAPAEWQGDSPWMRMFRNARVWCG, encoded by the coding sequence ATGATGGTCCTCGAGGGCGCGCCCGCCCTGTCGCCGTTCCGCCGCGAACGTCTTGAATCCCGCCTGCAGTCCATCGCTCCCTCCCTGCGCATCAGTGGTGCCTGGCACGTCTACTTCGTGCAGCCCGAAGGCAGCGCCGCCCCCGACCTGACCACGCTGTGCCGCATCCTCGAAGCTGCGCCGCAGGCCGAAGCCGTGGCCGAGGGTGCGGTCAGCCGCATCGTGGTGCCGCGCCTGGGCACGCTGTCGCCGTGGTCGAGCAAGGCCACCGAGCTGGTGCGCGGTGCCGGGCAGCCGGTGAGCCGGGTCGAGCGTGGCCTGCGCATCGACGTGCAGGGCTGGCCGGCCGATGCCGCCGCCCAGCAGGCGCTGGTCAAGGCGCTGCACGACCCGATGACGCAGTCGGTGCTGGAAACCGTGGAACAGGGCCAGGCGCTGTTCTCGGCGCCGGCCCGTGGCGAACTGGAACGCGTGCCGGTGGACCAGCTGGAGGCCGCCAACCAGCGCCTCGGCCTGGCCATGGCCCAAGACGAGATCGACTACCTGCGCGAGCGTTTCACTGCGCTGGGCCGGTCGCCGTCGGACGTGGAACTGATGATGTTCGCGCAGGCCAATTCCGAGCACTGCCGCCACAAGATCTTCAACGCCAGCTGGACCATCGACGGCCAGGAGCAGGACCGCTCGCTGTTCCGGATGATCAAGAACACCCACCAGCAGACCCCGCAGCACACGCTCAGCGCGTACAGCGACAATGCCGCGGTGATCGAAGGTCATCCGGCGTCGCGCTACCGCCCCGATCCGGCCAGCGGCGAATACCGCCGCGAAGCACAGGTGCCCAGCGCCTTCCAGATCAAGGTGGAAACGCACAACCACCCGACCGCGATCGCGCCGTTCCCGGGCGCATCGACCGGCAACGGCGGCGAGATCCGCGACGAGGGCGCGACCGGCCGTGGTGGCAAGCCGAAGGCCGGCCTGTCCGGTTTCTCGGTCTCGCACCTGCGCATTCCGGAACTGCCGCAGCCGTGGGAAGCGCCGCGCGCGCTGAACCCGCGGATGGCACCGGCACTGGAAATCATGACCGACGGCCCGCTTGGTGGCGCTGCGTTCAACAACGAGTTCGGCCGCCCGAACCTGCTCGGCTACTTCCGCAGCTTCGAGCTGCCGGAAGGCGCTGATCTGGTGCGTGCCTACGACAAGCCGATCATGCTGGCCGGTGGCCTCGGCGCGATCGACCGCGTGCAGGTCGACAAGATCCAGCTGCAGGCCGGTGATGCGGTCATTGTGCTCGGCGGTCCGGCGATGCTGATCGGCCTGGGCGGCGGTGCCGCCAGTTCGGTGGCCTCCGGTGAGAGCGCCGAGGACCTGGACTTCGCCAGCGTGCAGCGCGACAACCCGGAAATGGAACGCCGCTGCCAGGAGGTCATCGACCGCTGCGTGGCGATGGGCGCCAACAACCCGATCAAGTTCTTCCACGACGTCGGTGCCGGTGGCCTGTCCAATGCCATCCCCGAACTGCTGCACGACTCCAAGGTCGGCGGTGTCATCGACCTGGGCAAGGTGCCTACCGATGATCCGTCGCTGTCGCCGATGCAGCTGTGGTGCAACGAGTCGCAGGAACGCTACGTACTGGGCGTGGCCCAGGAACGCCTGGCCGAGTTCGCCGCGCTGTGCGCCCGCGAGCGCTGCCCGTTCGCCGCCGTTGGCGTGGCTACCGCAGAAGAGCACCTGGTGGTGGCCTACGGTGCCGTGCCGGGCCACACCCCGGCCGATGCGCCGATCGACCTGCCGATGGACGTGCTGTTCGGCAAGCCGCCGAAGATGCACCGCGACACCGCACACCCGCCGGCACCGCGCTGGCCGGCGCTGAAGACCGGTGGCCTGGACCTGCAGGAAGCCGGCCTGCGCGTGCTCGCGCACCCGACCGTCGCTTCGAAGAACTTCCTGGTCACCATCGGTGACCGCAGCGTCGGTGGCCTGACCGCACGCGAACAGATGGTCGGCCCGTGGCAGCTGCCGGTGGCCGACGTGGCGATCACCCTGGCCGATTTCGATGGCGTGGCTGGCGAAGCGATGTCGATCGGCGAGCGTACTCCGCTGGCCCTGCTCGATGCGGCGGCTTCGGCACGCATGGCGGTGGGCGAAGCGCTGACCAACCTGTGCGCGGCCCCGGTCGATGCGCTGGATGAAATCAAGCTGTCGGCGAACTGGATGGCCGCGGCCGGCCACCCGGGCGAAGACGCGCTGCTGTACGACGCGGTGAAGGCGGTGGGCATGGAACTGTGCCCGCAGCTGGACATCAGCATCCCGGTGGGCAAGGACTCGCTGTCGATGCAGGCGCAGTGGCACGACCAGGGCGAAGCACACAAGAGCGTGTCGCCGGTGTCGCTGGTGATCTCGGCGTTCGCGCCGGTCGCCGACGTGCGCCAGCAGCTGACCCCGCTGCTCGACCGCGATGTGGACAGCGAGCTGTGGCTGATCGGCCTGGGTGCCGGCAAGCAGCGCCTGGGCGGTTCGATCCTGGCCCAGGTGCATGCCGATCACGGCGACCTGCCGGCCTTCGCCGGCGCCGCCCCGGACCTGGACGACCCGCAGCGCCTGCGGGGTTTCTTCGAACTGATCCGCGATGCTCGCCAGTCTGGCCTGCTGCTGGCCTATCACGACCGCAGCGACGGCGGTGCCTTCGCCGCACTGTGCGAAATGGCCTTCACCTCGCGCCTGGGCCTGGACATCACCCTCGATGCCTGGGGCGATGATCCGTTCCGCAGCCTGTTCAATGAAGAACTGGGTGCGGTGGTGCAGATTGCACGCGAAGACCGCGCCGCGTTTGCCGATCTGGTCGAACGCCATGCACTCACCGAATGCGCGCAGCGCATCGCCAAGCCGACCACGGCACCGGTTGTGCGTGTGTCGCTGGGCGGCGAGAACCTGGCCGAATGGCGCTGGGAAGCGCTGTTCGACGCCTGGTGGTCGGTCACCCACGCGATGCAGAAGCGCCGCGACAACCCGGCCAATGCCGATGCCGAGCGTGACATCGCCCGTGCCTTCAACGCACCGGGCCTGAAGCCGAAGCTCAGCTTCGACCTCAACGAGGATGTGGCGGCACCGTTCATCAGCACCGGCGCGCGTCCGCGCGTGGCGGTGCTGCGCGAGCAGGGCGTCAACGGCCAGATCGAAATGGCCAACGCCTTCGAACGTGCCGGCTTCCGTGCCTTCGACGTGCACATGAGCGACCTGATCGAAGGCCGCGTGGCCCTGCAGGATTTCACCGGCCTGGTGGCCTGTGGTGGCTTCAGCTATGGCGACGTGCTCGGTGCCGGCCGTGGCTGGGCAACCTCGATCCTGGAGCGCAGCGCACTGCGTGATGCCTTCGCCGCGTTCTTCGCGCGCGAAGTCAGCTTCGCGCTGGGCGTGTGCAACGGCTGCCAGATGATGAGCCAGCTGAAGAACATCATTCCGGGTGCCGAGCACTGGCCGCAGTTCCGCCGCAACGCCAGCGAGCAGTTCGAAGCCCGCACCGCGCTGCTGGAAGTGGTGGAGTCGCCGTCGATCCTGCTGCGTGGCATGGCCGGCTCGCGCCTGCAGGTGGCGGTCGCGCATGGTGAAGGCCAGGCCGTGTTCGACAATGCCGTCGACCAGGCCGCCGCCCGCGTCTCGCTGCGCTACATCGATGGCAATGGCAACGTGGCCAGCCAGTACCCGCTGAATCCGAACGGTTCGCCGGACGGCATCACCGGCCTGACCAGCAGCGACGGCCGCGTCACCATCATGATGCCGCACCCGGAACGTACCCCGCGCGCGCTCAACCTGAGCTGGGCACCGGCGGAATGGCAGGGTGATTCGCCGTGGATGCGCATGTTCCGCAACGCGCGGGTATGGTGCGGCTGA